Proteins encoded by one window of Juglans regia cultivar Chandler chromosome 15, Walnut 2.0, whole genome shotgun sequence:
- the LOC118344748 gene encoding uncharacterized protein LOC118344748, producing the protein MGIYGSMKQTGLGWDAERKAPVVSKEHLANEIKVRSSFKYFKTEGCPKYEYLCVIFGVQLRLGHYIRHRLTRPQLVTMSKCLRRRCKTMVDRWLIMKGPIASSWYARSGSRRRRRGGPTQSIALEDQFSEFLEEIKCSAAIRRKAAKDGRYGSMSGKLSKRANSMECDAALDLHVHSMK; encoded by the exons ATGGGAATTTACGGATCTATGAAGCAAACCGGTTTGGGGTGGGACGCTGAGAGGAAGGCTCCAGTTGTCAGCAAGGAACACTTGGCGAATGAAATCAAG GTGAGATCATCATTCAAGTATTTCAAGACCGAGGGATGCCCAAAGTATGAATACCTCTGCGTAATCTTTGGCGTTCAGTTGCGACTAGGACACTACATCAGGCATCGACTGACCCGGCCCCAACTAGTGACGATGAGCAAATGCTTGAGGAGGAGATGCAAAACCATGGTTGACAGGTGGCTGATTATGAAGGGGCCCATTGCAAGCAGTTGGTATGCACGTAGTGGATCTCGCCGACGACGGAGGGGAGGGCCTACCCAATCCATTGCCCTTGAAGACCAATTTAGTGAATTCCTAGAGGAAATTAAGTGTAGTGCTGCAATTAGGAGGAAGGCTGCTAAGGACGGGAGGTATGGGAGCATGTCCGGGAAGCTCAGCAAAAGGGCGAATAGCATGGAGTGTGATGCTGCGCTTGATCTCCATGTCCATTCTATGAAGTAG